The following coding sequences lie in one Arachis ipaensis cultivar K30076 chromosome B05, Araip1.1, whole genome shotgun sequence genomic window:
- the LOC110272106 gene encoding uncharacterized protein LOC110272106, which produces MFPSKPCTIASQQRNLKEEDDSAATFVLHGHTKNVQAIANDVSKSTNRRDATILRDSFIPSKAPTLSLEILTITVDSKENNLSQPLTAPILKGRRLFHSLDRRCTGSAPTKRSRAATACNTTRVKFHILEHLYAIVIYIEVEHLCACLMSM; this is translated from the exons ATGTTTCCATCCAAACCATGCACAATTGCTTCCCAGCAGCGAAATCTCAA GGAAGAAGATGATTCCGCTGCTACCTTTGTTTTGCATGGACACACTAAAAATGTGCAAGCTATTGCTAATGATGTTTCTAAATCGACGAATCGTAGAGATGCCACCATCTTACGCGACTCCTTCATTCCAAGCAAAGCTCCAACCCTTTCTCTAGAAATCCTAACTATTACAGTTGACTCGAAGGAGAACAACCTGTCGCAGCCACTGACAGCCCCGATACTAAAAGGAAGGAGGCTCTTCCACTCACTGGATAGGCGATGCACTGGATCAGCGCCGACAAAGCGTTCAAGAGCTGCTACTGCCTGCAACACAACGCGGGTAAAATTTCATATTCTAGAACATTTATATGCAATAGTGATTTACATTGAAGTAGAGCATTTATGTGCATGTCTAATGAGTATGTGA
- the LOC107642051 gene encoding uncharacterized protein LOC107642051 yields the protein MVVDFVDKAAYHLDSYSDANMIPGREQLMKDILGRIHDLMTSPVYGPLKVNTLNNLKDWPIRRGQGIPNCNTSDSSGVWVISWLDPEGCFNSLDISGVLDDSTLRGRTAVSVAVGPFNAIGGLIRLWAQCWQKGDST from the exons ATGGTGGTTGATTTCGTGGATAAAGCTGCCTACCATTTGGACTCTTATTCGGATGCCAATATGATACCTGGTAGGGAACAACTTATGAAAGACATT CTCGGGAGAATCCATGATCTGATGACATCGCCTGTGTATGGTCCTCTTAAAGTAAACACACTTAATAATCTTAAGGATTGGCCGATTCGCAGAGGACAAGGCATTCCAAATTGCAACACAAG TGATAGTTCTGGCGTGTGGGTTATATCATGGTTGGACCCGGAAGGTTGCTTTAATTCCCTTGACATTAGTGGAGTG CTTGACGACTCGACCCTGAGAGGCAGAACTGCTGTGTCCGTTGCCGTTGGACCATTCAATGCTATCGGAGGGCTCATTAGGCTATGGGCACAATGCTGGCAGAAGGGTGATTCTACTTGA